Genomic segment of Salvia splendens isolate huo1 chromosome 12, SspV2, whole genome shotgun sequence:
TAGTTTTGAGATATGATAAGAGACTTTTGATTTGTTCATTGAGTAATCTTATATACTATTCCTGGGTGTTGAATGTGCTTTGAAGAAACAATTTGGTTCAATGGTTTTACAACAGTTAAAGACTTGTTTATTTGTTCATCGAGTGATTGTATTTCAGAAGGTTGTTCTGCCATATCTTCCTTGGTGACTgctatttaataattattttctgcAGTTGCTTTTAGAAGGTATCGTCTTGACTTCGTATGTTTGCAGGTGCAAATCTGTGAGCGAAACCATCAGCCTGGTGATGAAATTACGGTAAAGAGCTTTCTTTTTCGTTCCCTAGTTTTAGAAACTCTTGCATTTTACCATTTTACTATGTGCACTTCACTTTGGTCATACCTTATCTTCTTGGGAATATTTCAAGTCTCTtgatataataaatttattccACCTTCATTTGGCCAGGTAAAAGTGAATTTGGTAGCTCTTTCTCGAGATGGTTCTACCATGTGCACTGTTGAAACCAGACTTCCTGAAGAAGGAATAGGTAGCCTTGTGACTCTTAAGTTCTGGGCGTGTGGTTCACAGAAAAAACAAATTAGCTTGTCCACTGTCATATATGAACCCCACAGGTTTACCTTCTTAATTGTTTAGAGTTGTATCCTAATACTATTTTGTAGATGCAATGCAATTAAACTATTTTGGTTTTTTCAATTATGACAAGTTATGCTCATTTCTTTTCTGGTGGCTGAGATTGATTAATATGTGGCGCTCAATCACCTAACGGTTTCATGCTTCTTGCAATAATTGGCACAGAGATGCTGAGATCTCATGCATAGCTTTCCGACCAACTGGCAACATGGCTGTCAGTTCATCACATGGTGGAGATTTTAAGGTAGATAAGtgcttttcatttttcaacataTGCCTgccatttttcacttttcacacatCCTAATTATTTATGAATTTCCCGCCTTGCAGGTGTGGGTGCATAGGCATGCGCTCACCCCTAAGGATGAGACTGTTCAAAGGAGTGGCTGGACATGTCATGCTGTTGGATCATACAAGTAAATTCCATTTGACATTTATCCATGATTCTTATGGCTAGAAGATCCAATGCATCTCATGGATGCCTCATATTAAGAATATATTGTTTTTGGCAGGAAGAAGCCTATGTCTACTGCGGCATTTTCCAGTGACGGGTCTGTCCTCGCTGTTGCTGCAGACAAAGTCATTACCTTGTGGGATCCAGATAGGAACACGCTGTTGGCTGTAATTGGGGATAGTCTAGAGGTCATTTCTAACTGTATCTGGAGTTGGTTTACCTAATTTTTGGATGTGCCCTGGAGTAGATTTGTACTAACTAGACTTGTGTATTTCTACAGCCAATTACTAATCTTACATTCGTTGGGAAGTCCGAATATCTTGTATCTGCTTCTGCTTCACGAGGGTCAAAAAGCTCAAATCCACAATTGACTGTGTGGAGTATGTCGAAGCTGTGCGCAGCTTGGTCCTACAGGCTTGACATAGAGGGTAAGTGCGTGGGTTCCTTCAAGACTATCTCATTTTCTTACCATGTTTGCAGGTTATCAAGCTTCATGGGAATAATGGGGTTCTATTTAAGTTTGATAAGCTATTATGTCGACAACCTACTAACGTCTTGCACTGTTACCAAATCGATTGGTTTTAACTTGTTCTTGTGTCTTGGGTATTTTAGTATTCTGGTTTGACCTTTTACTTCACTAAGCCTATTATTGCTAGTCAATAGTGGTATGTTGAAATAAACCATTGCATTCTTTTAGTTGTTCTTTATTCTGTTATTGTAGTCAACAGCCTGCTACTTACTGTAAAGGTTTTCTTATTAGGTATAATACTTGTCTTTTTCATCAGTAAGATATCATGTATCTTGTGCAGCAATCACTTGTTCGATGGACGATTGCACGTTCGCCGTTCTTGCTCGAACTAAGCCAAATGGATCAGCGGATAAATCATCACAGCATGCAGAGGATATGATTTTGTTGTTCAATGCAGAAAAAGCAGTTCCCTTGTCGGTGTGGTTTGTGAGCAAGGTGGCTCTTCTGTCTTATATTTTTGTTCTATTTATACTATTTCTTCTTTTATCTGTTGCTCCTTTTCTGCCAAAttgattaattgaaattttgcattactagttttttttctttggttTCTGTTTGTTAAGGTGTGGTGTGTATATATGCAGTGTAATAGCTGTTAACAGAGTTGCCACTGGCAAAATTCTTATCTAAAGAAATAGTTAGATTTGTTACATTCATTTGTAGCTTTAATTTACCTTGCAAACGCTCGATGGGAATTGTCAAATGGAGACAGGAGTTTGAAATCTGTATAAATGAAACCTAGGTTGCATTTCAAATTAAAACCAGTAACCATGAATGCAAATCTGTTGTTGGTTGTGTGATTTGTTATGGATTTGGAGTCTTATCAATCTCATTATGAAATCCATTCGCCATTTCGTTTTCTATGGATGGACTGTTATTTAATGAAAGGATAATTTAAGCCTTTGGCTGGACACTTCGGGGTAGCATTTTAATCATAAAGTTGTTTAGTAATCGTATATTGCAAATTACTATTTCAGGCTCAAGGAGGAGGTCTTTCATTTGTCAGTTCAGATGAAGACAAAGTTTCCGGAACAAAAGCCACAGATGAAGTACTTGCTTATATTAATGGTGCTCGTGAGTATGTTCTCTTGAACCCACATAGTGAGCAAGACATTTCTCGTCAACGAGGCTTTACTAACCTTGATGAAACAGGTGAGGATTTGGATTTCTCTTGTTACAGCATGGGTTTAGGGTTTCATTTGATCAAACTAAGTTGTGATCGACTATGGATTCACACTAACGAAGCCTCTTGGTTTCATTTGATCAGATACACACGGGTATGCATCAGTGTATGGTGAGTTGCCAGAGTTCAGCTTGAAAGCAGATCAGACCGCATTCCCATCAATGCCATCGGGAAAAACCTGGAAAGGTATATTTAGTGGACCGTCTCATGCTCTTCCTCCCCTGCCCAAGTTATGCTCAGACTTCCTAGAATCGTTGTTGGAGAGGAGGTCTGGTGTTGTGGAATAGGCCATTATTCGTACTTAACTGTGTTTTCGGTTAAGTAATCGTGAGCTTGCACCTTCTATGACAATGCGGAAGGGAAGGAGCTGGAGGGTTTTGCTCCGGTATACGATTTTGTTTGTGTAACGCTCTACCTGATCAAGTTGAGGTGTTAAAATAGCTATAACTGCAGAATTGTAGAATTTTGGAAACTAGAATATGTactgtttttaatttataatatattaaatttcattttcttttcttttctttttttttttgaaaaattgtaTACTTGGTCGTTATATAAGTTATAGATTTATTTaacatgaaaaaaatatttataatgatCTATGAGATACAGTTTTTATGAGATTGAGTGTTgactttatccatttttttctaAAGTAGTATTCCAACAGTAATTTACTTAGCAAATTTCATTTAATTGATCTCGACATTTGGCCAACTATTCTGCAGATAATCTCTAACGAAAATTCCTTAATTCACTAAAATCTGTGGAATATCAGAAAATGGTGGAGTTAACTGGGCCTAAGCCCAATTACCCAATTTGAGGCCCAGCGCTAACCCAAAGAGGAACGAGAGTTTTGGATAACACGAGACATGGAACTGAATTCCCATGGCTCATTTCATCCTTTGTTTTATCATTTCTCTCTTTCAATAAGTTTAAACCCCGCCTATCAATCTGCTGGTGGAAGCCAGGATTTGATCATCTCATGTAAGCCTCAAAAACTGCAAATTGCTGATTGATTTTGTTCCATGAGAACACCTCTAAGCAGAATTGATATTCAGCTATTTACGGTTTTATATAATCCATGGCGATTCTCTTCCATTCATCTTCTCCAATCACAAATCCATCGCTACAACGTACTGGAAATTCCTCAAGCTTCCGCGCGCAGGTACCGAAATTTCACTCTCTCTCGTTTAACAAAGCCTTATCTTCATCTCAGACCGCCATACCTCCCATCGCCAGCGTCTTCACGCTGCCGAATTGGAGATCTGGCCGAGCCGACGCGAGGACTAGAGAACTTAGGGTAAACGATGCGTTTCTATATTTGGAATACATGGTGGAGAAGGGGCACAAGCCTGATGTTTCTAGCGCCACTCAGCTCTTGTATGATCTATGCAAGACCAATAAAGTGAGGAAAGCTACCAAGGTTATGGAGATGATGGTGAAATCGGGCAGCATTCCCGATGCTTCCGCGTATACTTTTCTGGTGAATCATTTGTGCAGGAGGGGGAATGTAGGGCACGCGATGCAGCTAGTCGAAACAATGGAGGAGTACGGATATCCTACCAATACGGTGACGTATAATTCGTTGGTGAGAGGGCTTTGTATGTGTGGGAATTTGAATAAGAGTTTGCAGTTTGTGGAGAGGTTGATGCACAAGGGGCTGGTGCCGAATGCATTCACGTATTCGATTTTGCTTGAGGCGGCGTATAAGGAGAGAGGCGTGGACGAGGCGATGGAGCTATTGAATGACATAATTTCCAAGGGTGGGAACCCTAATTTGGTGAGCTACAATGTGTTGTTGACTGGTTTGTGCAAGGAAGATAGAGTTGAGGAGGCAATGCAGCTATTTAGGGATTTGCCTTCTATGGGGTTTAACCCTAATGTTGTGAGCTACAACATTCTGTTGAGGAGCTTGTGCAACGAGGGGTGGTGGGAGGATGCGAACGAGCTTCTTGCGGAGATGGTTGGTGATGACCGCGCACCATCCATTGTCACGTACAACATTCTGATTGGCTCGCTCGCCCTCCATGGACGGACTGATCAGGCGCTTGAGGTCTTGGATGACCTGTTCCGGGATGGCAGCTTCAGGCCTAATGCTGCGAGCTATAATCCCATCCTCGAACGCCTCTGTAAGGAGAGGAATGTGGATGCTGTGGTGAAGTGTCTTGATCAGATGGTTTTCAGGAACTGCAGCGCTAACGAGGGAACATACAACGCGGTTGCTGTGCTCTGCTACGAGGGGATGGTGAAAGAGGCGTTCTCCATCCTCCAGAGCCTGAGGAATAAGCAGGACTCATCGATCCATGACTTCTATAGGAATGTGGTCTCGGGCCTGTGCAGGAAGGGCAACACGTATCCAGCGTTTCAGCTGCTGTATGAGATGACCTCGTGTGGATTTACTCCCGACTCCTACACATACTCATCACTGATCAGAGGGCTGTGTTTGGAGAGGATGTTGTGTGCTGCCATTGCTGTTTTGAGGGTGATGGAAGAGAACGGCTATCAGCCTAGTGTGGACAATTACAACGCACTGGTGCTCGGGCTGTGCAAATGCCAGAGAACGGACTTGTCTCTGGAGGTGTTCGAGATGATGATTGAGAAGGGGCAGATGCCTAATGAGACGACATATACCATCATAGTCGAAGGGATTATATACGAACAAGAAAGGGATCTGGCAGCTGCGCTCTTGAAGGAGCTGCATTCGAGGCAAGTCATGAGCCGCAATACTGTGAAAAGACTTGCGATGCAATACGATCTCGATGGCCTTTCCGGGCAACTTGATTGAACAAGTTGATGGCATAGCAAAAGAATTTGGTGATTCTTTTTGTGTATTTCGTCGTGTACATTACTCATTGTGGTGGTGGatagaggaggaggagaagaaggttTAGTTTCTGATTTACTACAACCTTAGGCCTACAATGTCGAGGCATGGATCAGAGGTTTAGATTCCACTGAGCTTGAATAGGAATAGGAATAGGAATAGGAATAGGAATAGGAATAGGAATAGGAATATGAGTTTTAGATTTCATTGGGGATTTGATTTAGTATCTTGAAGATTATATTCATTCTACAAAATGGAcaagtttggtcaaattatacaagtttggtcaaattatacaagtttggtcaaattataCTATGGCCTTCATTATGAAATTATATTAAGGGTCTTTGAAACCCTCTTTGTAAGTGTCTGGATTCCTGCCACTCAATTTACAACATTGGCAAACGAATAGACATGTTCTCTCCAAATTTTGCAATGTTTTGATTTTGATCAAGTTTAGAAGTCCCATATTTACTTTTGTTGTATTTTTGTTCAATTAGTCTGCCATTACATTGTGAAATACTAGTAATTAGTAATATAGGAGTAGAAAAGTAGTAATAAGAGTACATATTTTCTCTGACATTGCAACTACAAACAGAGCACACTAGAAAAACCTTCTTGGCGTGGCAATTGATGTAAACCATGGGAGATGAAAACACTAAAACCTTCTTGGCGTGACAAGTGATGTAAACCACAGGAGATGAAAACACTAACAAAACCAATAAGGTAGCAATAATTATACATGACCAAAGCATAAtttacctctctctctctctcacacacacacacacaaatataTACACACCTTTGTCAAATAGTAAGCATTGTATCGCCAATTACTTAACAATTTTAACAATAATACACTAAAAACAAGCAATGGAATCATACATATTACTCTAGAAATATAAATACAAATAGCACAACTGATGTAAATAATAGGATTCGAAAACACTCACAAAGACAACAAGAAACAAATTTTAAGCAAAACCCAACCCAATCAAAATTGTATCCACCATTAATCGTGGTGGGAAACACccaatctctccctctctaaCACAAACACGTGTATAAACTTGAATTGCAATAATTATATCACCATTATCTAACAACACCTTAAAAACTCAAATCTAGAACACATGAAATGAAAAATATGATGAAATAGTAGTAAGGTTGAGATATTGAAGCAATAGTCTTGAACCATAACATTAATTAAGCATGGACAAAACAAGTCTCATGTTTTTCAATAAACCAAAACTAGATAAGAAGGTAAAGAGTTTTATAAGACTAGGAAGTCATTCTTGCAAAGTAAACCACTGCAAAAAAAAACAAGCCTTTCTCTACTTAGATCTCTGCCTCATCTTTCGGCGCTTCCTCTTCAACCTCctcattctcttcttcttccactgcaAAAACCACAACATACATCTCAAATTCCAGAGAAATTCACTCTACCATTACCACATATcttaaatcaaagaaacaaaacTACAATGGATCAATTTTAGGgcataaaaaacaaacaatctcGCATTCAATTCAAGCTAATTAAGCACAACAAATGAAAATAGATCGATGCGTATCCAACCTAAACTCTCAATtgccaaaaaaaaatcataaatcggTTTTCAAACGGAATCAGAATAGCAGCTACATTAACTGATTAAAACAGCAACAAATTTTCACATCGCACGCCTAAACACTAGACAAGCATCAGAAATAGAATCAACACACAAACTGAATCACAAACATATAGTATCGGTGCGATAATTGCGAATGGAGACTGCGGATGATAAAGGAATTCAACGAgcacaaattcaaattaaaataaaacaacagATCGAGACAGAAGGAGAATTACCTTAGCCCTCATGTCTGCTCGAAGATTTAGCTACAACTTATGCCCTCTCTTTACGAGTGTTGAAGAAATCTTTTTGGTATCGGCGCAGCCACCCACAGAGAGTTAGAGCGTCGAATTCGGTATTTATAAGGGATCCGAATTTTCTGAACCCGTTTACTTGGTATGGGCCTTGACCTATTTCAATTAACTCGTAGGCCCAAATACTAAATGGGGCTTATAAATCAGGcaatttaatcaaattattatttAGCTCACATCTTCTAAAGTTTGTCTCATGAGTGTTTTTTTGGGCAAAGTTGATTCTAAATTTGCAcgtgtatgtattttttttagtaatgtTAATGAATAGTAATATCAATATGCATTAATGTGATGACGTAGACAGTTATATGATGTCGTTTTGAatataagagcattagcaataaGGCCGCATTTTGTGGCCATTGGAGCAGCCAAGTTTTGCGGCATTATTGTAGGTCTCAATATTTTTTCCCCCGCCCCATTTTTTTGTCGCTCCGGGCAGCTGATAATGTGTTGGGatcattttctatttataatttatatttaatttttaatatcctttctattactcccttcgtctcatagtagatgtcacactttcctttttagtttgtcccacaaaagatgtcacatttcctttttggaaaaaattccctctcacattaatataaatatattattttctctttccacttaacacacaaaacaacacctcttaaaatctcgtgtcaatctccaagtgtgacatctactatgggacggagggagtattatatattaCTATGAGGATGTTGGCGAAATTGACCTCGCGGTCAATGACGAAGATGTTGGATGAAATAACCTCTATGCATTGTTTATGTATACAATGAAGTTCACGATGAAAATGTGGAAAATTTGCTCTTCTTACCGACAATTTGTTTTTTAGGTTATCTAACagaagatgtcacatttctttatttagaaatttttttcccacacattaatataaatgGGTTGAAGAAGCCCTCAAAATTCTAAGGTGAGGAGCATCCATGCTGCCCATCATGTATCTTGGCATTCCACTTGGTGCTGAACCACATAAGGCTCAAACGTGATAACCAGTTATtgataaagtagaaaaaagatTGCCCTTATTGAAAGCTAGAAGTTTATCAAAGGCAGGCAGGTTGGTCATCATCAAATCTGTTCTAAACAACCTGTCATCGTACTACCTAAGTTTGTTTTGTATACCTAAGACGGTGGCTAAACGCATTATTCAGCTCCAAAGAAGGTTCTTTTGGGAAAACAATGAGGGTCAACGAAGGAATGCTGTGATTGCTTGGGATACCATTCAGAAACCAGTGGATAAAGGAGGATTGGGAGTGGGCAATATTTTCGTTGAAAATATTGCCCTCTTGTTCAAATGGTCCTTGAGTTTTGCGAATGACCAAGAATACTTATGTAAGAAGATCATCGTCGCCAACCATTATATCAAATGCCTTGTGGATTTCCATAGAATGGATAGTAAGAGCTGAACAAGTATTTAAGGGCAACTACCAAGCTTCAAGAACTTCAACAAAGCAATTTAAGAAGTGGCAATGAGAGGAGTGCATGTGAAGGTAGGCGATGGTGCTCAAACATGATTCTGACACGACCTTTGAGCGAGTGAGGAATGCCTAAAGATTCTTTTCCCTAAACTCTTGACGCTATTCAAGCAGAAAGATAACTATATTAAGGATATGAGAGAGTGGGAAAACAGGTCTTCGAGATGGAGATTTTAAATGATGGAAGAATCTATTTGCTTGGGAAGAGGAGGCAGTTGGGGATATCTCTACGTTGTCGTGGCCCATTTTACCGTGAGGGAAAACACAAGTGATGAGAAGATTTGGTTTTTTGATAAATCAAACATCTTTTCGGTTTCTAGCTTCGTTTTGCAGGTTAACAAACTCATGTGATCGAGATGTAGACGCTGAAACATGAAGGAATGTGTGGAGGACCCTTGCTCCACCACGAGCACAACTCATTTGTTGGTTTATATTTCAAGACTTAATACCAAAGAAAGACTCTTTAGAATGGACGTCAAATGAGTCGAAGATGATCTCTGTTTACTTTGTAATGAAGAAATTGAGTCTATTGAACTCATCTTTTTCTGCTGCAAGGTCTCCAACATTGATAGACCCTCGATCTATCGTACTAGAGCACCAACGATTTGTAGTGaaacgaagaacaagataaaccctagttgaggtgctagggggcgacttccgccagaaccgggaatgagaacaagtaattaactttatttctcaattatttgaaatacgatagaattctattatatagaattctaaaccctaacacatgtcttgctaatcaagaaacataattaaaataaaagattacaaaagatatggaaaataaataaagacaactaactaaaataaaagatacgcTAAAATATTGGAGATGATCTTCTGCGAGATTTGCTAGATCGAGGAccctatcaactcccccacggttgaaaaccaccttgccctcaaggtggaaGACAAAATAAGAATAGCTAAACTCGTATCCCGCCTCCGTAGCTTTAATGTAACAGGATTCAAAGTAGGTCTTCTTACCTTCAAAAAATTTTGGTACTTGGTCCACATTAGTATCTACAAGACAGCCAACAACAGACACCCTTGGAAGAGCAATCCCAATTCCACCAGCTATGATATCATATTTTGAAACTACACCAAAAATGTTCATAAGAACTATGTCATCGGGAGTCAAAATCGTAAAAGTAGTTGAAACCTCCTTTTCCAAAGCATTTCTCTCAATCTCAAAGAAATAAACAAGTGTTCCCTCATGTAGACTAATAATATCTATTATAGCCACTGCCAAACTAGCAACCAACTTGATTTGCTTCTGGATTCCAGCCAAGCCAGCTCCAATAACATCCCATGACATAAAGATCCACGTACAATCACCATTTACAAAAGCCTTCAATTTGGCAAAATTCATCCTATACCAATATCTCATATGAGACTGTAGTTTCTGCCGAAGCATAGCTACTTGTGAGTCTCGCTGGTGCACTTGAGTTGGAACAGTCTTTCCCAAACTCACATGGAATTCCCTCCCAAGAACAGCTTGAGTTAGCTTTTGCTCGACTCCGATTAAATTACACAAGGAGATGTTAACATCCACCACAAGAAGCTCATTCATAGCAGCTGAAAAGAATGGTTGCTTCTCCCTTCTTGATAAAACGGGAAAATACACTAGTGAATATGGGGGCTGGAGAAGAGACGGAGACGACGGAGGGGTCAATCTGAACAATTGAAATGTCTTCATACCGCTGCTATCATAGAAAACATCCATCTGCATCCCATAAGCCACCGCACTACGCACTAACCCAGTCCAAACTCTGGTATGATAACCTTTCTCCTAACAGAAATCACTCATGTCTGCAATGTTCATCGGGCCTTCAGCATCCTCGCAATCCAATTCACTCTCCTCTGCCGCCCTAATAGTTTGAGCTTTGTTGCCATGACCACAATTAATATCCCGAGTTTCATCAATTTTAGCAATCATCGGATCATTAACTTGTTCAAGTTCCCCAACTTTAAACAATGTCTCATCCACTATCTCCATCGAGAACCTATCTGTGTAAGTCGTTGCGGCATCATACAAATCACATTGAGCATAATCCTTCCCATGCTCATCCTCATGAAGATTATATTCACTTATTTCTTCTAAATAAATCGTGTAGTAAGATGGATCATATCGCTGGCGAACAACATTCGAAACATCTATGTAATCGTCGTCGGGGTCTGCCATGCGATTTCGAAGCATCTTCAAAGATGATGCGGAGTCGACTGTTCGGTAGGACAGTCCCatatcatcattccatgtgtgtAAAATATTCGCAATTAATTCAGGTTGATTCGAAAGAAGCTTTGGGCTCTCAAACTCAAGATTCAACGAGATCGACGATGTGTGAATCTTCTGCCTCGTCGCCGCACAATCGCCCCAGGCATTCTTCACGTCGGGTACCCTACTAGAGTTCAACATGTAATCTATGCCAACAAGGACATCATTCTCAACCGATTCCACCTCCAAACGAAAAATCCATAAACTCATTTGAAGGTAGAACATCTAACAGATTCTCATCAACTACACATGAAACTGCCTCTTTAAAGAATTCCGGAGCAAATACCTCTTGTGTGACATCCTCATTTTGCTGCGGTGGCGGGCGATTGGGCTCCCGGTTCACAACTGGAAATGCCGTTGTGCGGTTGGGTTACCGCCGGTCTAATTTCTGGGCGATGGCGAAAGTTTCCTCTAGCGTGCTAGGCCGTCGCATGAGTACTACTTGTTTCAGCGGAGATTTGAGGACCGCAATGAACAAAGAGGATAGCGTCGCATCCCCGATGTGTGAAGCCTTTTGTAGTAATGATTCGAACGATGCTTGATAGGATTCGACGGTAGAAGTTTGCCGGAGAGTGGCCAATCGACCGACGTAGTCGTACAAATCAGGATCGAATCTCTGCTTTAAGGCCAACAAGAAGTCATC
This window contains:
- the LOC121759700 gene encoding pentatricopeptide repeat-containing protein At1g79080, chloroplastic-like, producing MAILFHSSSPITNPSLQRTGNSSSFRAQVPKFHSLSFNKALSSSQTAIPPIASVFTLPNWRSGRADARTRELRVNDAFLYLEYMVEKGHKPDVSSATQLLYDLCKTNKVRKATKVMEMMVKSGSIPDASAYTFLVNHLCRRGNVGHAMQLVETMEEYGYPTNTVTYNSLVRGLCMCGNLNKSLQFVERLMHKGLVPNAFTYSILLEAAYKERGVDEAMELLNDIISKGGNPNLVSYNVLLTGLCKEDRVEEAMQLFRDLPSMGFNPNVVSYNILLRSLCNEGWWEDANELLAEMVGDDRAPSIVTYNILIGSLALHGRTDQALEVLDDLFRDGSFRPNAASYNPILERLCKERNVDAVVKCLDQMVFRNCSANEGTYNAVAVLCYEGMVKEAFSILQSLRNKQDSSIHDFYRNVVSGLCRKGNTYPAFQLLYEMTSCGFTPDSYTYSSLIRGLCLERMLCAAIAVLRVMEENGYQPSVDNYNALVLGLCKCQRTDLSLEVFEMMIEKGQMPNETTYTIIVEGIIYEQERDLAAALLKELHSRQVMSRNTVKRLAMQYDLDGLSGQLD